Proteins from one Fragaria vesca subsp. vesca linkage group LG6, FraVesHawaii_1.0, whole genome shotgun sequence genomic window:
- the LOC101301318 gene encoding uncharacterized protein LOC101301318: protein MASFAGRIEDHHHAFFSPPSMYPSAAATTSSSGPSLPQEYLFQMAHQPQMMMRNDGGGDRVYTSMLWAVFGGKKFLALLIIYVLPCHQITTTLGLLRFGSLIENAIPPLLIEDLLSSRFQKLREFEVTKECKLIEQIVMMCRLLVELQSYNAS from the exons ATGGCAAGCTTTGCTGGGCGGATTGAGGACCACCACCATGCATTCTTCTCTCCTCCGTCTATGTACCCGTCTGCTGCCGCGACAACATCATCTTCAGGTCCTAGCCTTCCTCAAGAGTATCTGTTTCAGATGGCACATCAGCCTCAGATGATGATGAGAAACGACGGAGGAGGCGACAGGGTTTATACGTCGATGCTTTGG GCGGTTTTTGGCGGTAAAAAGTTCCTTGCTTTGCTTATAATTTACGTTTTGCCGTGTCACCAAATCACCACCACGCTTGGATTGTTACGTTTCGGATCTCTAATAGAGAATGCGATTCCTCCATTGTTGATTGAGGACTTACTCTCCTCTCGGTTCCAGAAGCTTCGAG AATTTGAGGTTACGAAAGAGTGCAAACTGATAGAACAGATTGTGATGATGTGCCGGCTGCTTGTGGAGCTGCAGAGCTACAATGCAAGCTGA